A genomic segment from Poecilia reticulata strain Guanapo linkage group LG3, Guppy_female_1.0+MT, whole genome shotgun sequence encodes:
- the cstf3 gene encoding cleavage stimulation factor subunit 3 — protein sequence MSTEGTAEQAAAEYIPEKVKKAEKKLEENPYDLDAWSILIREAQNQPIDKARKTHERLVSQFPSSGRFWKLFIEAEIKAKNYDKVEKLFQRCLMKVLHIDLWKCYLAYVRETKGKLPSYKEKMAQAYDFALDKIGMEIMSYQIWVDYINFLKGVEAVGSYAENQRITAVRRVYQRGCVNPMINIEQLWRDYSKYEEGINVHLAKKMIEDRSRDYMNARRVAKEYETVMKGLDRNAPSVPPQNSPQEAQQVEMWKKYIQWEKSNPLRTEDQTLITKRVMFAYEQCLLVLGHHPDIWYEAAQYLEQSSKLLAEKGDMNNSKLFSDEAANIYERAIGTLLKKNMLLYFAFADYEESRMKYEKVHSIYNKLLAIEDIDPTLVYIQYMKFARRAEGIKSGRSIFKKAREDLRTRHHVYVSAALMEYYCSKDKSVAFKIFELGLKKYGDIPEYILAYIDYLSHLNEDNNTRVLFERVLTSGSLSPEKSGEIWARFLAFESNIGDLASILKVERRRFTAFKDEYEGKETALLVDRYKFMDLYPCSTSELKALGYKDVSRAKLAALLPEAVVAPSVPTLKDDPDRKPEYPKPDTNQMIPYQPRHLAPPGLHPVPGGVFPVPPAAVVLMKLLPPPTCFTGPFVQVDELMETFRRCTLPESVDAAVELITGRQPESAGEGNGPLENHATAKSLKRPNADSDEEDDKGAIAPPIHDIYRARQQKRIR from the exons ATGTCGACGGAGGGAACAGCCGAGCAG GCAGCAGCTGAGTATATCCCTGAGAAGGTGaagaaagcagagaagaagtTGGAAGAAAACCCATATGACCTTGACGCTTGGAGCATTCTGATTCGAGAAGCACAG AATCAACCCATAGATAAAGCAAGGAAGACCCATGAGCGACTTGTCTCACAGTTCCCAAGTTCTGGCAGATTCTGGAAACTGTTCATTGAAGCTGAg ataaagGCTAAAAACTATGACAAGGTAGAGAAG TTGTTCCAGAGATGCCTAATGAAAGTGTTGCACATTGACCTGTGGAAATGCTACCTTGCATATGTTCGGGAGACCAAAGGGAAGCTTCCCAGCTACAA AGAGAAGATGGCCCAGGCGTATGATTTCGCCCTTGATAAAATTGGCATGGAAATTATGTCCTATCAG ATTTGGGTCGACTACATAAATTTCCTGAAAGGAGT TGAGGCAGTGGGCTCATACGCAGAAAATCAGAGAATCACTGCGGTTCGGAGAGTCTACCAAAGAGGTTGCGTGAACCCAATGATTAACATTGAACAGCTCTGGAGAGATTATAGCAAATATGAAGAG gGTATCAATGTGCATTTGGCTAAAAAGATGATTGAAGATCGCAGCAGGGATTACATGAATGCAAGGAGAGTGGCAAAG GAGTACGAGACGGTAATGAAAGGACTCGACAGAAACGCACCTTCAGTCCCACCACAGAACTCCCCTCAGGAGGCCCAGCAAgtggaaatgtggaaaaagtacaTTCAGTGGGAAAAAAGCAACCCACTCCGTACAGAAGACCAAACCCTCATCACAAAGAGAG TGATGTTTGCCTATGAGCAGTGCCTGCTGGTTCTGGGCCACCATCCCGACATTTGGTATGAGGCAGCTCAGTACCTGGAGCAGTCCAGCAAGCTGCTGGCAGAGAAAGGG gaCATGAATAATTCAAAGCTGTTCAGCGACGAGGCAGCTAACATCTATGAACGTGCCATTGGGACTCTCCTCAAAAAGAACATGCTCCTCTACTTTGCGTTTGCTGATTACGAAGAA AGTCGCATGAAGTACGAGAAAGTGCACAGCATCTACAACAAACTGCTTGCGATCGAGGACATCGACCCCACACTGGTCTACATCCAGTACATGAAGTTCGCCAGGAGGGCGGAGGGCATCAAATCAGGTCGCTCCATCTTCAAAAAGGCTCGAGAGGACCTACGCACACGTCACCACGTCTACGTGTCTGCAGCGCTGATGGAATACTACTGCAGCAAA GATAAATCAGTGGCCTTTAAGATTTTTGAGCTGGGCTTGAAGAAATATGGAGACATTCCAGAGTACATACTTGCCTACATTGATTACCTCTCCCACCTTAATG AGGACAACAACACTAGGGTTTTGTTCGAACGGGTCCTCACCTCTGGAAGCCTATCCCCAGAGAAATCAGG TGAGATCTGGGCTCGGTTCTTGGCGTTCGAGAGCAACATCGGAGACCTGGCCAGTATTCTGAAAGTAGAGCGTCGACGTTTCACAGCCTTCAAAGACGAGTATGAGGGGAAAGAAACGGCTTTGCTTGTAGATAGATACAAGTTCATGGACCTTTATCCCTGCTCTACCAGTGAACTCAAAGCCCTTGGTTACAag GATGTGTCTCGTGCCAAACTGGCAGCACTGCTCCCTGAGGCTGTGGTGGCTCCCTCCGTGCCTACACTAAAGGACGATCCTGATCGTAAACCAGAGTATCCCAAACCAGACACCAATCAGATGATCCCGTATCAGCCACGTCACCTCGCAC CTCCAGGTCTACACCCGGTCCCTGGCGGAGTTTTCCCAGTCCCTCCAGCTGCTGTTGTCCTAATGAAGCTGCTCCCTCCGCCTACGTGTTTCACT GGTCCCTTTGTTCAAGTGGATGAGCTCATGGAAACTTTTAGGAGATGTACACTTCCTGAGA GTGTCGATGCTGCTGTGGAGCTCATCACCGGCAGACAGCCTGAGTCTGCAGGGGAGGGCAACGGCCCCCTGGAGAACCACGCCACCGCCAAGTCCCTCAAGAGGCCAAACGCCGACTCCGACGAGGAGGACGACAAGGGAGCCATAGCTCCGCCCATTCACGACATCTACCGCGCGCGCCAGCAGAAGAGGATTCGATAA
- the qser1 gene encoding glutamine and serine-rich protein 1, translated as MMDRNYPSSSFADALAVPPHTVASWAYDRGSVAIKPSPNYVAPNLDGELLQQQSYTTTQQLPTYTTAHIPAAARTLESSGNNPVTSIMSFLSAMESRSLQTGPVSASLLPPFRPPSWTTGANSSTTELYLTGALPSTASFPSPAALSSFQHTGAYPPRSYAANTSLTLPDPAFSTSTNGLFPHHDPLLNLKPSQAVIPTALTFNHLSTPSLGSALPVQSSTYRSAQESAPHLLQPQFGLLPSALPTTHGAPQSYGATIFSGSIERALQRECSVIKHHQRPSSSHMPNSEDSLQGYFGSGSETDMSYQQDPSRHTPVSCSPSSRTDSTQGVSGSPQSKSDCGTQPYSSTSLLKNKDASSRLNSHSAGDEENHTQNLRTGSPERYSSPTEKQNSVIANQQAVQLSGLMSDSLSQNYMAPQTQSQTSHSPSEKLSSLYTTLPSHSSHCDNVAPVSQALIYTTTPGLNQEQIQYGAQVQRFCQENFSDSFSGAHSQGPPNLTFTSQPQEQASATHSQSYNMGQSLSTVFQSTCVQSLPTSNSLVDYSHMQDSVAGKAHTSASHQQTQPHSVLSVPLSTYSSPAQPIQNNIRSSIQETDPTYAKQKLEELPSQDIEALQQVSMVSVADNSMAAHNNVIYVVSKMDDHKPQSVIRSNSRCDEQFLGLGHANSAQAKDEHVGCMTQQQVCLGSADGHEVANSEGSNTSVSSHGPLSSEHLNQQLRSPEPLQQNQQTHSQSQGQIPATHSQFMSVPSSQVLLEPNQMILVQQPLVHQSQNSSKLASMQGVQPAQCLGPVHVQYLQMDRGLLCPNVSNENQNQQTVVMSEPSSECSSSKHHYSQTASQQPNDGKNQFALNSICFPDSMLLADERNILSNVDDILAATVAACGVTPQDFVKAASSAEAEMTARESPVDSKGQLLTVDISQMSPSFSSSQHPAISNTHCQTIRMTLNGAQMATVSQDQAARHNSNINLVMNGDGMTSESGYHSTRQVFNSPGVHNGVQETTKCAETQECLGSDDSPKKKARSKSLTKPSSEDSEGLTRPAKRSGQTKRQNSRGSDATPPSASTSTQDSCPQHERIRQKIREVEEKQPEVKTGFLGSFLDFIKSGPKQQYSPSSTRSSSRPRKPSSSSSSKPCTLPPLPPKVPTLPGPLLPQKNPGLSSQQKRLEEDLHKNLETLPSFSSDEEESTGKNQALRNSISSALSALDETSDRKTTMDNQIQVTVMKPVQLPTIPLTITQIYLPPVSAPAVVTPAPTTVSGEKEFMTKEKFKETPSGELAVQLMSVALEGLTDDEPSDSGGEGMYRERDEFVIRNEDIETFKVTMRAGVEPPAIWKVQKALLQKFVPELKDGKRVFSATNSYLGYFGDAKTMYKRVYVKFLETVNKREYVRVCSRKPRGKPMSSLKAIQMKALLGLTDPPSSAPQNHKPRPKQVKPRAEPPPKKRKKWKEEFSPTPSVSSAEEELNPPFASRLLNTRTTKDTFKSFVELLISVALDEDVMAALERANDELLLPHMKKVDGIITDIRKRLLNKLHIGQVLKTALDSFPEISVVTELKKDGETPAFKVRLSGRAYNKKTMKSYKLPNKVPQEYTVEQQKTQWFSLYHSLQHYKYHTYLMCKDEIASLRARAGDLGQEETVQKCLENGAWVDGLFDRFGELISQVQQVCR; from the exons TCCCAATTATGTTGCACCAAACCTTGACGGGGAGCTCCTCCAACAGCAAAGTTACACTACAACGCAGCAGCTCCCCACTTACACTACAGCACACATCCCGGCAGCTGCAC GCACACTTGAGTCAAGTGGTAATAATCCTGTGACCTCAATCATGAGCTTCCTGTCAGCCATGGAGTCAAGAAGTCTTCAGACCGGTCCTGTTAGTGCCTCTTTGCTTCCTCCTTTTAGACCGCCATCTTGGACTACTG GTGCCAACTCTTCCACCACAGAGCTATATCTGACTGGTGCTCTGCCTTCCACAGCCAGTTTCCCCTCTCCTGCTGCTCTGTCCTCCTTTCAGCACACAGGTGCCTACCCACCCAGGAGCTATGCTGCCAACACATCCCTTACACTTCCAGATCCTGCCTTCAGCACTTCCACCAATGGGCTGTTTCCTCACCATGACCCACTGCTTAATCTTAAACCCAGCCAAGCTGTGATTCCCACTGCCCTGACTTTCAATCACCTCTCTACACCCTCTCTGGGCTCAGCTCTGCCTGTGCAGTCCTCCACTTACCGCTCAGCCCAGGAGTCAGCCCCCCACCTACTACAGCCCCAGTTTGGTCTTCTTCCTTCTGCTCTGCCCACCACTCATGGTGCCCCACAGTCCTATGGGGCCACGATTTTCTCTGGCTCTATTGAAAGAGCTCTTCAGCGTGAATGTAGTGTAATAAAGCACCACCAGAGGCCTTCAAGTAGCCACATGCCCAATTCAGAGGACTCCCTGCAGGGGTATTTTGGCTCTGGCAGTGAAACGGATATGTCTTACCAGCAGGACCCGTCCCGTCACACACCAGTGTCCTGCAGTCCGTCTTCAAGAACAGACTCCACTCAAGGAGTCAGTGGGTCTCCACAATCTAAAAGCGATTGTGGAACACAACCGTACTCATCCACTTCtttgctgaaaaataaagacgCTTCTTCCCGACTGAATTCACATTCTGCTGGAGATGAAGAGAATCACACTCAGAACTTGAGAACAGGGTCTCCAGAGCGTTATTCTTCTCCTACTGAGAAGCAGAACTCTGTCATTGCTAATCAACAAGCGGTCCAGCTGTCTGGCCTAATGTCAGACAGTTTGTCTCAAAATTACATGGCTCCACAAACACAGTCACAGACCTCCCATTCCCCCTCCGAGAAGCTCTCCTCACTTTACACTACCTTGCCATCCCACTCGAGTCACTGTGACAACGTGGCTCCCGTTAGCCAAGCTCTTATTTATACAACCACTCCTGGGCTGAACCAAGAGCAGATCCAGTACGGAGCCCAGGTTCAGAGATTCTGTCAAGAAAATTTCTCAGACAGCTTCTCCGGTGCCCACTCTCAGGGGCCCCCAAATCTGACGTTTACTTCTCAGCCGCAGGAGCAAGCTTCGGCAACACATTCTCAAAGTTACAACATGGGACAGTCCCTCAGTACTGTGTTCCAATCCACATGTGTGCAAAGTCTTCCTACGTCTAATTCTTTGGTGGATTATAGCCACATGCAGGACTCAGTGGCAGGTAAAGCGCATACCAGCGCGTCCCACCAACAGACACAGCCTCACAGTGTTTTATCCGTACCTTTGTCTACATACTCTTCACCTGCTCAACCCATACAGAATAACATACGATCCTCCATACAAGAAACAGATCCAACATACGCCAAACAAAAGCTCGAAGAACTTCCATCCCAGGACATCGAGGCTCTACAGCAGGTGTCCATGGTCTCTGTTGCTGACAATAGCATGGCTGCTCACAACAATGTCATCTACGTGGTTTCAAAAATGGATGATCACAAACCACAGAGTGTTATTCGAAGCAATTCTCGCTGTGACGAACAATTCCTGGGACTTGGCCATGCAAATTCGGCACAGGCAAAGGATGAACATGTCGGCTGCATGACCCAGCAGCAGGTTTGTTTAGGCAGTGCTGATGGTCATGAAGTTGCTAACTCAGAAGGTTCAAATACCTCTGTTTCATCACATGGACCTCTCAGTTCAGAACATCTTAACCAGCAGCTCAGATCTCCTGAGCCACTCCAACAAAATCAGCAAACCCACTCTCAGTCCCAGGGTCAAATTCCAGCTACCCACTCTCAGTTTATGTCAGTCCCCAGCTCTCAGGTGCTTCTTGAGCCCAACCAGATGATTCTGGTCCAGCAACCTCTTGTCCACCAAAGTCAGAACTCTTCAAAGCTAGCATCGATGCAGGGTGTCCAACCAGCCCAGTGTTTGGGTCCGGTTCACGTACAGTACCTCCAGATGGATCGAGGCCTGCTCTGCCCAAATGTCTCTAATGAAAACCAGAATCAGCAGACTGTGGTCATGTCTGAACCAAGCTCAGAATGCTCTTCCTCTAAACACCATTACAGCCAGACAGCAAGTCAGCAGCCAAATGATGGCAAGAACCAGTTTGCCCTTAACTCTATTTGCTTTCCCGACTCTATGCTCCTGGCAgatgaaagaaatattttgtcaaacGTTGACGACATCTTGGCTGCCACTGTGGCGGCTTGCGGTGTCACGCCTCAAGATTTTGTCAAAGCTGCATCGTCCGCTGAGGCTGAAATGACTGCAAGGGAAAGTCCCGTTGATTCCAAAGGTCAGCTCCTGACTGTGGATATAAGCCAGATGTCGCCCAGTTTTTCCTCATCACAACATCCTGCCATCAGCAACACTCACTGCCAAACTATCCGCATGACGCTAAATGGTGCTCAGATGGCTACAGTCAGCCAAGATCAGGCTGCTCGCCACAACAGTAACATTAATCTCGTCATGAATGGGGATGGAATGACCTCTGAGAGTGGCTACCACTCAACCAGACAGGTGTTCAACTCTCCAGGTGTCCACAATGGAGTCCAAGAGACtacaaaatgtgcagaaacacaAGAATGTCTGGGTAGTGATGACTCTCCAAAAAAGAAAGCACGCTCCAAGTCCTTAACCAAACCGAGTTCCGAGGACAGTGAGGGACTGACTAGACCGGCAAAGCGCAGTGGACAAACTAAGCGTCAAAACTCACGGGGCAGTGATGCCACTCCTCCGTCTGCCTCAACTAGCACACAGGACAGTTGTCCTCAGCATGAAAGAATCAGGCAGAAGATCCGAGAAGTGGAAGAGAAGCAGCCAGAGGTCAAAACCGGCTTCCTTGGCTCCTTCCTAGACTTTATCAAATCGGGCCCCAAACAGCAGTACTCCCCAAGCTCTACGAGAAGTAGCAGTCGCCCAAGAAaaccatcctcttcctcctcctccaaaccCTGCACTTTGCCTCCCTTGCCACCCAAAGTGCCCACTCTTCCTGGACCGTTGCTTCCCCAGAAGAATCCAGGTTTGAGCTCCCAGCAGAAACGTCTGGAAGAGGATCTTCACAAGAACCTGGAGACGTTGCCGTCGTTCAGCTCAGACGAAGAGGAGAGTACTGGGAAGAATCAAGCTCTGAGGAACAGCATCAGCTCAGCTCTCTCAGCTCTGGATGAGACTTCAGATCGGAAAACGACTATGG ATAACCAAATTCAGGTTACAGTGATGAAGCCTGTCCAGCTTCCCACCATCCCTCTCACCATCACCCAGATTTACCTGCCACCGGTGTCCGCCCCTGCTGTGGTGACCCCTGCGCCAACCACAGTCTCAGGGGAGAAAGAGTTTATGACCAAAGAGAAATTCAAAGAGACACCGTCAGGCGAGTTAGCTGTGCAGCTTATGAGCGTGGCCTTGGAGGGGCTGACTGACGACGAGCCGTCTGACAGCGGGGGAGAAGGGATGTATCGAGAGAGAGACGAGTTTGTCATCAGGAATGAGGACATTGAAACCTTTAAG GTCACAATGAGGGCAGGAGTGGAGCCTCCAGCTATTTGGAAGGTCCAGAAAGCACTGCTGCAGAAATTTGTGCCTGAGCTGAAAGATGGGAAGAGAGTGTTTTCTGCCACAAACAGT TACCTTGGATACTTTGGTGACGCAAAGACGATGTACAAGAGAGTGTATGTGAAATTTCTGGAAACGGTTAACAAAAGGGAGTATGTGAGAGTTTGTAGTCGGAAACCACGCGGCAAGCCTATGAGTTCACTAAA GGCTATTCAGATGAAAGCTTTGCTGGGCCTGACAGATCCRCCTTCATCAGCTCCCCAGAACCATAAGCCCCGCCCCAAACAAGTGAAGCCACGGGCAGAACCGCCGcccaagaagaggaagaaatggAAGGAGGAGTTTTCACCCACCCCTTCAGTATCATCTGCAGAAGAAG AGTTAAACCCTCCATTTGCTTCGAGGCTCCTCAACACACGTACTACGAAAGACACGTTCAAAAGCTTTGTTGAGCTTCTCATTAGTGTTGCTTTGGACGAAGATGTGATGGCAGCACTGGAGAGGGCAAATG ACGAGTTGCTGCTGCCGCACATGAAGAAAGTAGATGGGATAATCACTGATATCAGGAAACGCTTGCTTAACAAACTGCACATAGGGCAGGTCTTAAAG ACAGCTCTAGACAGCTTCCCGGAGATCTCAGTGGTGACTGAGCTGAAGAAGGATGGGGAAACCCCAGCCTTTAAGGTACGTCTCAGTGGGAGGGCCTACAACAAGAAGACGATGAAGTCCTACAAGTTGCCAAACAAAGTGCCTCAG GAGTACACAGTGGAGCAGCAGAAAACTCAGTGGTTCTCTCTGTACCACTCTTTGCAGCATTACAAATACCACACATACCTCATGTGTAAGGACGAG ATTGCATCGCTGCGGGCGCGGGCTGGCGACCTGGGGCAGGAGGAGACCGTCCAAAAGTGCCTGGAGAACGGAGCCTGGGTGGATGGGCTCTTTGATCGCTTTGGAGAGCTAATCAGTCAAGTGCAGCAGGTCTGCAGATGA
- the depdc7a gene encoding DEP domain-containing protein 7: MAGKPFRATYIWNSIISNLQSQVEVKHRRHNLKSYHDCFLGSEAVDVVLSHITLSRFFGDEAVPRHKAVRLCQVLMDSKVFEPVGVKVFGKEKKRDKFEDSSVSLYRFLDPVTSSSLALTNTNSQSTGTIKSGCGSPNMNQSSCSLTSESQGVPSYSTHSPVKREKLLEEVLGNLNLSATVTPQMSHLGLSQECLCEVWHQQTVSRLLQLIELPLLESLLDGEVASRSSLHGMDSDPDLLCTTSYLDREVLKAFSEAQADEWMSVAVDCLEFLPDELVVEVSRGLAACGDDFVQCKRLLYQVLVRHYGQTQRTPLLNNYIFDIHSGISELLVNGKLELALEALQLSLRLQDSHSREELRRLLRFMATAAKPQEVKLHKEIENRMAVKRAFSSSIVYSRRLSKGKVDLMVLFMMDNHCDMFKIPISLHKMVGDRLRNIVMGKDPDTITGMAYCSRVGAKEYSGSGQKATNEEILSLLRTVYENPKFSRKERRRLLGQFHKAHPETFVQYFGTKLSSINMLLQ; encoded by the exons ATGGCTGGGAAGCCTTTTCGGGCCACCTACATCTGGAACAGCATCATTTCCAATCTCCAAAGTCAAGTCGAGGTGAAGCACAGGCGCCACAACCTGAAGTCGTACCATGACTGCTTCCTGGGCTCAGAAGCTGTGGATGTGGTTCTGTCGCACATCACCCTCAGCCGCTTCTTTGGCGACGAGGCGGTGCCTCGACACAAGGCCGTCCGTCTCTGTCAGGTCCTCATGGACTCTAAGGTGTTYGAGCCAGTCGGGGTTAAAGTGTTtggaaaggagaagaaaagagacaaattCGAGGACAGCAGCGTCAGTTTGTACAGGTTCCTTGATCCGGTAACCAGCTCCTCCTTAGCTCTGACCAACACCAACTCTCAGTCCACTGGTACCATCAAGAGTGGCTGCGGGTCGCCGAACATGAACCAGAGCAGCTGCTCACTAACAAGCGAAAG CCAAGGGGTCCCAAGCTACTCCACCCACTCCCCGGTGAAGAGGGagaagctgctggaggaggTGCTGGGAAACCTGAACCTCAGCGCCACCGTCACCCCCCAGATGAGCCACCTCGGCCTCTCGCAGGAGT GTTTGTGTGAAGTGTGGCACCAGCAGACGGTGTccaggctgctgcagctcatagagctccccctgctggagaGCTTGCTGGACGGCGAGGTCGCTTCACGGTCCTCTCTGCACGGCATGGACAGCGACCCAGACCTGCTGTGTACAACAAGCTACCTGGACAGAGAAGTTCTGAAAGCTTTCAGTGAAGCACA GGCTGATGAGTGGATGTCGGTGGCGGTGGACTGTCTGGAGTTTCTGCCCGATGAGCTGGTGGTGGAAGTCAGTCGAGGTTTGGCTGCTTGTGGGGACGACTTCGTTCAGTGCAAGAGGTTGCTTTACCAGGTCCTGGTCAGGCATTACGGACAGACGCAGCGGACACCTCTGCTTAACAACTACATATTTGACATCCACTCTGGGATCTCAGAACTGCTTG TTAACGGGAAGCTGGAGTTGGCCTTAGAGGCGCTGCAGCTGAGCCTGAGGCTGCAGGACTCCCACAGCCGGGAGGAACTCCGGAGACTGCTGAGATTCATGGCCACTGCGGCCAAACCGCAGGAGGTGAAGCTGCACAAAGAG ATTGAGAACAGGATGGCGGTAAAGAGGGCTTTCTCCAGCTCCATTGTGTACAGCAGAAGGCTCTCGAAGGGCAAGGTGGACCTGATGGTTCTGTTCATGATGGATAACCACTGTGATATGTTCAAA ATTCCCATCTCCTTGCACAAGATGGTGGGTGACAGACTGAGGAATATCGTAATGGGGAAGGATCCGGACACGATAACAG GCATGGCGTACTGCTCAAGGGTCGGTGCTAAGGAATATTCAGGAAGTGGACAGAAAGCCACTAACGAGGAGATCCTTTCTCTGCTGAGGACAGTTTATGAGAACCCCAAATTCTCCAGGAAGGAGAGGAGGCGACTGCTGGGACAGTTTCATAAAGCTCACCCTGAGACTTTTGTTCAGTACTTTGGAACTAAATTATCTAGTATCAACATGTTGTTGcagtaa